The following are from one region of the Papaver somniferum cultivar HN1 unplaced genomic scaffold, ASM357369v1 unplaced-scaffold_132, whole genome shotgun sequence genome:
- the LOC113333064 gene encoding probable protein disulfide-isomerase A6, with product MEKSQIWFGIVFLGLLLLSSAVTADDVVILTDENFEKQVGQDRGALVEFYAPWCGHCKKLAPEYEKLGGNFKKAKSVLIGKVDCDEHKSVCGKYGVSGYPTLQWFPQGSLEPKKYEGPRTAEALTEFVNTEAGTNVKLVTIPSSVVVLTGENFNEIVLDETKDVLVEFYAPWCGHCKSLAPIYEKVASAYKLEGDVVIANLDADKHKDLAERYGISGFPTLKFFPKGNKAGEDYDGGRDVDDFVSFINEKCGTSRDGKGQLTSQAGIVASLDALVKEFVSASNEEKKAVVSRIEEEVEKLKDSSARYGKIYLKAAKTCLEKGSDYATKEMERLKRMLEKSISPAKADEFNLKKNILSTFAA from the exons atggagaaatctCAGATCTGGTTTGGTATTGTATTCCTAGGTTTACTTTTGTTATCATCAGCTGTTACTGCTGATGATGTTGTTATTCTTACCGATGAGAATTTTGAGAAACAAGTTGGTCAAGATCGAGGTGCCCTTGTTGAATTTTATGCTCCATG GTGTGGGCACTGTAAGAAGCTTGCACCAGAGTATGAGAAGCTTGGTGGAAACTTTAAGAAGGCTAAATCTGTTCTTATTGGAAAG GTCGACTGTGACGAGCATAAAAGTGTCTGCGGTAAATATGGCGTTTCTGGTTACCCAACACTTCAGTGGTTCCCCCAAGGTTCTTTGGAGCCAAAGAA ATATGAAGGCCCACGTACAGCAGAAGCCCTTACTGAGTTTGTGAATACTGAAGCAG GAACTAATGTGAAGCTCGTGACAATTCCTTCCAGTGTAGTGGTTTTAACAGGAGAAAACTTCAATGAGATTGTCTTGGATGAAACCAAAGACGTTTTGGTTGAGTTTTATGCCCCTTG GTGTGGTCACTGCAAAAGCCTTGCTCCC ATCTATGAAAAGGTTGCATCTGCCTATAAATTGGAAggagatgttgtcattgctaATCTGGATGCTGACAAACACAAGGATCTAGCTGAAAG GTATGGCATTAGTGGCTTCCCCACCTTGAAGTTCTTCCCCAAGGGAAACAAAGCTGGTGAAGATTACGATGGTGGCCGGGATGTCGATGATTTTGTGTCTTTCATCAATGAAAAGTGCGGAACTAGCCGTGATGGAAAAGGGCAACTCACTTCTCAA GCTGGTATTGTTGCTAGTTTGGATGCCTTGGTAAAGGAATTTGTTAGTGCCAGCAATGAGGAAAAGAAAGCAGTTGTATCTCGCATAGAGGAAGAGGTTGAAAAGCTGAAGGATTCCTCTGCAAG GTATGGTAAGATTTACTTAAAGGCAGCCAAGACTTGTTTGGAGAAGGGTTCTGATTATGCCACTAAAGAAATGGAGCGTCTTAAGCGCATGCTTGAAAAG TCAATCAGCCCTGCAAAGGCAGACGAGTTCAACTTGAAGAAGAACATATTGTCAACGTTTGCTGCTTGA
- the LOC113333065 gene encoding uncharacterized protein LOC113333065, producing MAFSFRLKPLFFVITLLCMSSLCCKSEDEDYGDNGVQVHENGNNPVEVHGGGNGVQGGTGVEDPAQIVAKALYCFNDRYVYSSCKESYRLTQSGNINVPREATDEYCSGACLTETHLVLDCIGNILSNFLFYNKATIWDIKATIKAGCSDTDERGNFNVAEHLESNDAHKVTTVRGASFYVSNLPIMIFLGWYFVL from the exons ATGGCTTTCTCATTTAGATTAAAACCTTTGTTCTTTGTTATAACACTGCTATGCATGTCTAGCTTATGTTGCAAATCAG aagatgaagattatgGAGACAACGGAGTGCAAGTCCATGAGAATGGGAATAATCCAGTGGAAGTTCATGGAGGGGGGAACGGAGTGCAAGGCGGAACTGGAGTGGAAGATCCAGCTCAAATCGTTGCCAAGGCATTGTATTGTTTCAATGATAGATAT GTTTACAGCAGTTGTAAAGAAAGTTATAGACTAACACAAAGTGGGAATATAAATGTTCCACGAGAAGCGACCGATGAATACTGCAGCGGTGCCTGCTTGACTGAAACTCATCTTGTTCTTGATTGCATTGGAAACATACTATCGAACTTTTTGTTTTACAACAAAGCCACGATTTGGGACATAAAGGCTACAATCAAGGCTGGATGCAGCGACACCGATGAAAGAG GGAATTTTAATGTGGCTGAGCACCTAGAATCGAACGATGCACATAAGGTTACTACTGTGAGGGGTGCATCTTTTTATGTTTCTAATCTTCCTATTATGATTTTCTTGGGGTGGTATTTCGTGCTCTAA